One stretch of Dyella jiangningensis DNA includes these proteins:
- a CDS encoding VOC family protein — protein sequence MTAPRIHIVTLGVSDLSTSSRFYETLGWKASSASNENIVFLKGGAGVLALYGRTALAEDAHVDDQPAGFAGVTLARNAGSKAEVDAWFAEAVAAGARAVKRPQEAFWGGYSSYIADPDGHLWEFAFNPYFVFDEHGNLALPDETP from the coding sequence ATGACGGCACCCCGGATCCACATTGTCACGCTCGGCGTGAGCGACCTGTCCACTTCCAGCCGCTTCTACGAGACGCTGGGCTGGAAGGCGTCCTCCGCCAGCAACGAGAATATTGTCTTCCTGAAGGGTGGCGCGGGCGTGCTCGCCCTGTATGGCCGCACGGCACTGGCGGAGGACGCCCACGTCGACGACCAGCCGGCTGGGTTTGCCGGCGTCACGCTGGCACGCAACGCCGGCTCCAAGGCCGAGGTCGATGCGTGGTTCGCCGAAGCCGTGGCGGCGGGCGCACGTGCGGTGAAGCGGCCGCAGGAAGCATTCTGGGGCGGTTACTCCAGTTACATAGCGGACCCCGACGGGCACCTGTGGGAGTTCGCGTTCAACCCGTACTTCGTGTTTGATGAGCACGGCAACCTCGCCCTGCCGGATGAAACCCCATGA